The Musa acuminata AAA Group cultivar baxijiao chromosome BXJ2-2, Cavendish_Baxijiao_AAA, whole genome shotgun sequence genome has a segment encoding these proteins:
- the LOC135581761 gene encoding uncharacterized protein LOC135581761 isoform X2: MSASTEAAPDPAGDPASPLPGVGEGNPPGVDVVEQYVVLRRDLIDTWPLGSVVAQGCRHHPDVLAYFSDRNLDSMHKMKGETQLRNLVNKLKKEGIDHKLWLEQPEDFLTCIATRPYPKSQIQCFA; encoded by the exons ATGAGCGCCTCTACCGAAGCAGCGCCGGATCCCGCCGGAGACCCCGCTTCTCCCTTGCCGGGCGTTGGCGAGGGTAATCCCCCGGGGGTCGACGTGGTGGAGCAGTACGTGGTGCTCCGGCGCGACCTGATTGACACGTGGCCGCTCGGGAGCGTCGTTGCCCAGGGCTGCCGCCACCACCCCGACGTCCTTGCCTACTTCTCCGACCGCAACCTTGATTCCATGCACAAG ATGAAGGGAGAGACACAATTGAGGAACCTGGTGAACAAGCTGAAGAAGGAAGGGATCGACCACAAGCTGTGGCTAGAGCAACCGGAGGACTTCCTTACTTGCATCGCAACCCGGCCGTACCCCAAGTCTCAG ATACAATGTTTCGCTTGA
- the LOC135581761 gene encoding uncharacterized protein LOC135581761 isoform X3: MSASTEAAPDPAGDPASPLPGVGEGNPPGVDVVEQYVVLRRDLIDTWPLGSVVAQGCRHHPDVLAYFSDRNLDSMHKMKGETQLRNLVNKLKKEGIDHKLWLEQPEDFLTCIATRPYPKSQKQHYM, translated from the exons ATGAGCGCCTCTACCGAAGCAGCGCCGGATCCCGCCGGAGACCCCGCTTCTCCCTTGCCGGGCGTTGGCGAGGGTAATCCCCCGGGGGTCGACGTGGTGGAGCAGTACGTGGTGCTCCGGCGCGACCTGATTGACACGTGGCCGCTCGGGAGCGTCGTTGCCCAGGGCTGCCGCCACCACCCCGACGTCCTTGCCTACTTCTCCGACCGCAACCTTGATTCCATGCACAAG ATGAAGGGAGAGACACAATTGAGGAACCTGGTGAACAAGCTGAAGAAGGAAGGGATCGACCACAAGCTGTGGCTAGAGCAACCGGAGGACTTCCTTACTTGCATCGCAACCCGGCCGTACCCCAAGTCTCAG AAACAGCACTATATGTGA
- the LOC135581761 gene encoding uncharacterized protein LOC135581761 isoform X1 — protein MSASTEAAPDPAGDPASPLPGVGEGNPPGVDVVEQYVVLRRDLIDTWPLGSVVAQGCRHHPDVLAYFSDRNLDSMHKMKGETQLRNLVNKLKKEGIDHKLWLEQPEDFLTCIATRPYPKSQVASFFKKLKLCK, from the exons ATGAGCGCCTCTACCGAAGCAGCGCCGGATCCCGCCGGAGACCCCGCTTCTCCCTTGCCGGGCGTTGGCGAGGGTAATCCCCCGGGGGTCGACGTGGTGGAGCAGTACGTGGTGCTCCGGCGCGACCTGATTGACACGTGGCCGCTCGGGAGCGTCGTTGCCCAGGGCTGCCGCCACCACCCCGACGTCCTTGCCTACTTCTCCGACCGCAACCTTGATTCCATGCACAAG ATGAAGGGAGAGACACAATTGAGGAACCTGGTGAACAAGCTGAAGAAGGAAGGGATCGACCACAAGCTGTGGCTAGAGCAACCGGAGGACTTCCTTACTTGCATCGCAACCCGGCCGTACCCCAAGTCTCAGGTTGCCTCTTTCTTTAAGAAGCTTAAGCTTTGCAAATAA